ATATCTAGAATCTGAAGCGATGTGAGTTGCCCTAAGCCTTCAGGCAACGACGAGAAAGGTGACAGTCTTATCCGTAACAACTCGAGGTTAGGGAGAAACATGTGGTTGTTTGGTACTAATGACTTTGAAAATGAACCTGCGTCCATTTTTAAGATCAACTCCTCAACATGTAGAAAAGGAAGATGGGAGGGTTGAGATGATGGCATCCAACTCAACTTTGGACAGTTCCATATGAACAATCTCCTCAAGGATGTAGCTTGGGTTAGGTGCTGTGGAAATGACCTTAACTTGGGCAAATTCAAAAGAAAGAGATACTGTAGACACGGCATAAAGATGAACTCTTTCCCTTCTTGAAAATTCTGTACTAGTCTTATATCCCAATCCTTCAAATTATGCATTGAAGCCAACTGGAAGACTTTCAATTTTGGGAATATTGTGTCAAACCCACCGTCACTCCTCGTTGCAAAATCGATTCCAAAAAACTCAACTCCCATGAATTTGACATTATCCATTCCACCTATTACAAGGGTTTCAAGGGATGGTAGTTTCCCCAGAGTCGGAGGCAATTGCTTACACTTCATGCACCCATGGAGTTCCAAGAAAACCAGATTGGAGGAAATCGTAAAGTTTTCATGACTACACATCCAATTTGGGAACACAGCACCAGGGTAGTCCCTGATTATTAGTTTCTCAAGGTTTTGATGTGGTTGGAGACTTTCCAGCACATCCTCCATCCTCCTCCTCGACAACATATCTCCTCCATCaactacttcttcttctccttctgttttaccttcctcttcttcattaaCGACACTCTGATCAACACGTGAAACAAtggcttcttcttttccttcgcCTTCTCCTTCAGGTCCTTCAATGGCTTCCTCATCAACTCGTGAAAGACCGGTATATTGATTGAAATAGAAATACAGAGCACGAAGGTGTtgcttattcttcaagcatGCCAATTGAGCCTCATTTCCATTTTCCACTCTCCCCAAACCTATTATCCTTAGTGAACCTTTGAGCAAGTTGAGTTCTTTCAGTTCTCCAATCATACATCCTCCTCTCTCCACCCCATCAATAATGAAGTCAGACAAACCACGTAGTCCGCTTAACCTCCCAATCCCTTCTGGTATGTAGCTTAGTTGGCGACATTCATGCAGATCAAGTTCTATCAAATTGACTAATCTTCCAATCCCTTCAGGTAGTTTATAAAGATTCTTACATCCACAAAGGACTAAATTTTGTAAATTGTACAGTCTAGTCACTGTTTTTGGTAATTCTTTAACCCTTGTCTTGGACAAACTAAGGTACCTTAGATGTATCAACTTCTCTATCTCATTTGGAAGCTCTTCAAGGTAAGTACCTTCCAAATCTAAAGCCCTCAAACACATTAAGTGACTAAATAACTCGGAAGAAATTTTAGGAATCTGTCCTTTGTAGATTTTAAGACTGCGCAAGTTCTTTGCCTTgtgaaggaaagaaggaatcgtgtttttctcttctaatgATAGAGATAAATGACGGGCTCTATTAAGGTCAAAGTCTTGAGCATTAGTATCTTTAATCGTCAAAGTAAAACATTCATTTTCTACGAGGGATTTGCCAAATTCATGGACGAGGTCATGCATTTGGTAATATACTCTTGTACCCATTTTGTATATGACTTCTTTCTGAAAAAATGAACGCATGACCAAATGATTGAAGTACTCTTCACCCAGTGCAATCAAATCATCATATCTTGCTGCCAAATGGTTGCTAAGAAAGCCTTGTGCCATCCATTTTCCGATTGTTTTCAATTCGGAAATATAATAATCTCTTGGAATGATAGAACAATATGCAAAGCATTGTTTCAAATGGGATGGCAAATCATAATAGCTTAGTAATAGAGCTGGCAAGACTGGTTTAACCTTCCATACATCACTTCCCAATATACATTGCTAGTCCTGTTTTGACTGTTTGAAACGCAACAAACTTCCTAGGGTCTTTGCTGAAAGAGGCAATCCGTTACACTTTTTTGCGAGTTCCATGccaatttcttttaatttctcgCACTCTTTATCTTGCCTTCCATCAAAAGCATAACGTCTCAACAATGACCAACAGTTTTCATCAGACAATAATCCTAAACTGTGGACATATGTTGTGCCCATCATGATGGTAACCCTCTCGTTTCGTGTCGTAACAATAATTCTACTTCCTTGAGAACTGCATCTGAGGGAAAGCCACAATGGATCCCACAAACTACGATCCTCAGTCCACACATCATCTAAGATGAGTAGGAATTGATTTCCTTGGATAGAAGTAGTCAATTGACGATGCACAACTTCCCATGCAATATGATGACCACTACCCCCTCCACCTTGTGAGACAACATTGTTCCCCTCACCACCGATTTCTTCAATAATACGCATGGCAACCTTCTTTTTATCAAAAGGTTTAGACACATGTACCCATATTCTCTTATCAAAATGGTTCTTCACCCTCTCATCATTGAAGGTGAGTTGGGCAAGTGTTGTTTTGCCCAAACCAGGCATGCCTACAATGGAGATTATCATGGGGGGGACATGATCAGAAACCATTTGATCTTGTTGAGTACTACTGCCCTCACTTATCAACTTGCTTATTATGATATCTTTATCCATGTCACGACCAAACACCTCTGAGACATCAACGACGGAGCTAGTTTCTAGACACTTTGGCTCATCTATAATGTCATTTTTAGCAGTTTTAATAAAACCAAATGTATTCTGCAAACTTGCAATAAAATCTAATCTTTCATTAatctccttcatcctttgaccaATGTCATGGCGGAAACCGATTTGTTTGAaagaaaagcaagaagaaaacaagTTGGCAGGGCATTCCAAGCAAGAGGAAAATAAATTGTCAGGGCATACCTCCCTGCTAGTCGGGCTGATGcgaccatcatcatcatcatcaacatcatcatcaactcCCTCTACTAGTGATGATTTAAGAATTTCAGTACTCCACTCATCTAACACATCATCAATGTCATAGGATACATCTTTCAGATTTTGTAACCAAAGACGTACTGGATCTTCTATAATTTGCCTCTTTTCAGCATCCTTAAGCACCACTTGGATTCTTGTAAAAGTAAGGAAGAGCTTCTCGACGTCCTTTTTCACATCCACTAACAGTTCAAACTCCTTTTGGATGATGGTGGCCAATTGCTTGATGACATTGGAAACAAGGGCATCAACCATTGTTGCTGCTAATGATCAAAGTAGTACGTAGCAAAAGAAATAATTGTAATTTTGTAAGAGATGTGAGTTTTCTGGGATCGATGCTCCAGTTCATGTTCAGGGAGTCATATTTATCTCTTCGGATCTTATCCTTCAAAAATGCTTTGGTTGAGTTCGGTGAAAGATCACATCAGTTAAGGGAAATAAAATAAGCCAATTGGCCATTGCAGCCGCCATGAATTGCTATTCCAGCCCAGCAAAATCCAAGAATCACGAGGCTTTAGTATTGCATGATTGTCTTGAAAATAcggaaaaaaacaaaatgtaaGAAATATGCTgtttggtttttctgttttccagagctttttgctttttccactaTGTAATAGTATAAGGAACAtcaccaagaaaataaaataaaatcacaccCATAATGGTGGGAAAGAAGGTGCTttgctgatgtggcaatcacttgCTGCCCATGATAAATATTTTATGGTAGAGGATTCATGAAAGATAATGTATAACCTCTACACAACACGTGAGTTGGTAGGAACACTAGTACAAAATGACAAGGTaggattttcacttttcatgtGGGGTGGGGTGAACAAAACTTTGCTGCTGTCTGGGTTGTAGCCAAGTAGTTGCACCCCCATGGTAACAGCTAGGGGAATGGAATCGAGTGAGTATTTTTTTCCGGGTGGGGCTGTCATATTTCTATCTACTGTGTGTAGACATATTTCTTTCTATGCTTCTTTTCCAATAGTACAAGAGGGTATTTCAAGTAATTAACACCCATTTTCTTAATATAATCCTGGTGGAAGAGGTCACATTTATAATATCATATCTTGTCCTTCACTAACACTTCATTGGAGTTCAATAGAAGAAATATGAGTGGAAGGTCACACCACTTGAAGGAAAAAAGTAGATCTGAGATCTCACGTGACACGACCTGTTGCGCATATTTAACGATTAGAAATGTTTTGGGCGACATGCCTAAATGTTCTTGATCATTAAATATATGTTACACATTCTATCACGCCACAGAGGAGCCCAATCAAAAAAAGTAGCCCTTTGCAATGAACAAACATAGAATTATTATTTTGAGCACCACTTCAACTTGTGCTAGCCAGCCGAGCAAAATCCCAGGGATCATTCCTGAAATGTTTTGGTTTGCGTGCCCAAACGTGCTTGATCATTAAATATACGTTACTTGTTCTATCACGCCCTAGATGggtctgataaaaaaaaagtaaccctTTGCAGTGAACAAACATATAGAATTATTATTTTAAGCACCACTTCAACTTGTGCTAGCCAGCCGAGCAAAATCCCGAGGATCATTCCTGAAATGTTTTGGGTTGCGTGCCTAAACGTTCTTGATCATTAAATATCATTACATGTTCTATCACACCATAGAGGAGtctgataaaaaaaagtaaCCCTTTGCAGTGAACAAACATAAAGAATTATTATTTTGAGCACCACTTCAACTTGTGCCATCCAGCCTagcaaaatcttttttttttttttttttggtagaagaataAACTTATATTAAATGAATATCAGCCCAAGAAGAAACATAGCGAGGTCAAGAGGAGCCATTACAATCAATGAAAAGGAGAGGCGAAATGAATGAAGGAAGAGAGGACTCCCAAACAACCAAATCTATAGAATTAACCCAAAGGTTGCTAGAGAATCTGCAAAAATATTTCCTTCGCGAAATCCAGAAGGTCATTCCTGAAATGTTTTAGGCTGCGTGCCTAAATGTTCTTGATCATTAAATATATGTTACACGTTCTATCATGCCATAGAGGAGCCCGATCAGAAAAAGTAACCCATTGCAATGAGCAAACACATAGAATTATTATTTTGAGCACCACTTCAACTTGTGCTAGCTAGCTAAGCAAAATCCCGAGGATCATTCCTGAAATGTTTTGGGTTGCGTGCCTAAATGTTCTTGATCATTAAATATCGTTACATGTTCTATCACTCCATAGAGGagtctaataaaaaaaaagtaaccctTTGTAGTGAACAAACATAAAGAATTATTATTTTGAGCACCACTTCAACTTGTGCCAGCCAGCCTagcaaaatcttttttttttttgtagaagaatAAACTTATATTAAATGAGTATAAGCCAAGAAGAAACATAGTGAGGTTTAGAGGAACCATTACAATCAATGAAAAGGAGAGGCGAaataaaagaagggagagaggacTCCCAAACAACCAAATCTATAGAATTAAACCCAAAGGTTGCTAGAGAATCTGCAACAAAATTTCCTTCACGAAATCCAGAGGGTCATTCCTGAAATGTTTTAGGCTGCGTGCCTAAATGTTCTTGATCATTAAATATATGTTACATGTTCTATCACGCCCTAGAGGAGtctgataaaaaaaagtaaCCCTTTGCAGTGAACAAACATCTAGAATTATTATTTTGAGAACCACTTCAACTTGTGCTAGCCAGCTGAGCAAAATCTTGAGGATCATTCCTAAAATGTTTTGGGTTGCGTGCCTAAACGTTCTTGATCATTAAATATCGTTACATGTTCTATCACGCCATAGAAGAgtctaataaaaaaaagtaaccCTTTGCAATGAAAAAACATAAAGAATTATTATTTTAAGCACCACTTCAACTTGTGCCACCAGCTATAATTGTAGGataagaaaaagatgaaaaaaaaaaaaaaaaaaatcaccatcTTTAACCTCATGTCACTGCGCTTTGGTTTAGCCCTGATTTATGATAagatatattaaataaatatttttaactAAAAAACGGGGGCCGTTGACAAAAGTAAAACAAAGGGATGAGGCAAACAACACCAGAGACTAcaaattaatggatgaaatgGGGAAGGAGGAATTACTTCACCATTTTTCTATATGCCATTTGATTAGATCAGAGGAGTATTTTGGACATTAAACACTGAAGGCTGTGTAtgataaccaagagaagaaaagaaaagaaaattcttttttcttggttgaAAAAATTCTCTTGGTGCTTGGTATGCCCTGAATCAAgagaatattcctttttttatttttaaaattcaccCTGGGAATGGCGAAGTTTTCTTTtccagtaaaaaaaatatattacccaaaaaaaacaaaacaaaaacaaaacaaaacaaaataaaaactttacttttcttttctactttttctattttcttatcatttcatttttttctattcttttttagattcttttttcttttcttttcttctcttggctaccaaacatagcctaagaatAAGAGCTTATGATATCATAAAATCACAAGGTCACATCAATGTTGGAAAATACGAACGACAATAACATGAATGTATTTAATACGATTTAGATGTAAAAATCATTGAGCAAAATTGTGCGCATATATTGATTATTTGATTTACAGCAATCATATACATAATTCAATGAACAGAACAATAACATAAATAGAACATGAATTTATCAAAAGGAAGTCTCCAAATAATCACAATATAATAgtgatttgtgtgtgtgtgtatgtatgtgtgttAATCTTTAGGCACTGTTTTCTATTTTAGCCATCCCAGCCCATGTCTCTTAACCTAATTCCatacaaaaattatgaaaattgcAAGCGAAAGGTGAAATTGCAAGTGTGTGTTAATCTTTGGGCTCTGAcaattctaattttatttttctataataaaGAGAAGCTTCCCAATAATCCAAAATGCTGAGATTACATTACATACTCTTTTTTTCCTCCACTCTGATGTTCAAGGTTCTGAGTTCTAACTCACTTCCTCTCGCTTTCTGCCTAATCCTAACAGAGAAAAATTAATCAGATTAAAAAAAGAGCCTTGAAATGTATCTTGCAGATGAAGTGTATGATGATTGCCACCCAACCTTGATGAATCAAGGTCATAAATGAAATGAATTGTTGATCAAATGGAATCAACTATGAATGACACAAATATGTGCAGTCTACAAGTAGATTCCCATCAAAGAAATTGATCAAGGGCATATGGTAGAATAAAAAACAACACAGAATCTCAACCGAACTGAAATATCTGCCACGTGGTAGAGCGGATTGGGCCTAAAGTTTATGAATATATAGATCCCATGGTCCCCTGTTTATATGAAAATATTGCACCCAATCAGAATTTGCCAAAGTTCTAAGATAAAACTTCCTAAAATTCAGAATTGTGGAAAAATGCACATAATGGTAGGAGCACTTTTGATGTGCATAAACACATATGGTGATGCATACCAtggtatttgattaaattagattCTTAAGTTGAAGAAGTGGCTGTTACAAACTATATCTATCTATCTAAATATCAGAATTGCCACATTATCATTCCACATCGCACAATGAGGATGGGGTCTCTTTGACAGGTTTATCGAAGCAGGCAGTGAGAATGATGTTTTTCCCTAGGGGAAATGCTTAAACATTgaacaatgataaaccattgaaaataaaaggaaagtgTGCATGCGATACAAAGGAAAATGCTAGACGTACGAGCCTCCTTCTCGCCGTAATTGGTCAATGATCAGCTATCGAATTGATACTGGAATCCATATCGAATTATTTGAAGGTCAGATTTTAGAATTTTGTATTTTTGACAGTCCAGAAGGATCATGTAAAGAAACCAAGTCCCGATGCAGTAAGAGAAGGAAACAAGAACAATATTTCTTACATGAGTCTATCCCACAACTTGAGTTTGAAGCTACTTTAGATGTTAAAGtatcagattttgaaaaaatggCAGGATCATGTAAAGGAACCTGTGAACCAATAGATGGAGTAAGAGAAGGTAATAAGAATATTTGACTTGAGACACCAGTAGCTAAATTGCagtaagagaagagaagaatgccCAGAAATATAAAAACTTGGTGCTTAATACCACTTGGTGTGATCAACTACTCGCACAcccaaaaaaagggaagggaaatgttTCAGTGGCTTGGCCTTATGATGGTTAAAACAGTCAAACTAACTTGTGATCTTTCTGTATGACCCAGAGAATCATTAAAGCTATAGCCAACTGCATGGACACTATCACACTATCCCACTCTTTACTGTTTCATCCACAATTTCTGTTACATGAGAAACTTTAGCAGATAACCGGCTTCTTTTTTGTTAAAAGATCATTtgtataagaaaagaaaatgaaacataGAGTACAAACATCAACCggacaaaaccaaacaaaacaaagaagatatACTACCCCCTcctaccttcggcattgccatcagcaagagGGACTAGAAAGCAGCAGACAGACTGTCAACGAACAAACCGAAACCATGGATGGCCTTGAGCATCAACAATAAGCTCATCAGAAATTGAACCCCTGAACTCGATCGTGGAAGAAGAAATCTCCAATTTAGCTGTCAATTTCTCTAAGAAGTCTGCGATCTTGGAAATGCACGTAACTCCTTCAAAACCTTCACTATGTCTGTGATTACTTGCTCTCCAAGCTTTCGATTGAAGTCCTCTCTAGTCACAAATTCGAGGACAGCATTGAATTGCACGTCTAACGGCATTGGCATCCTGTATGCAGGGACATTGTTATAGACCTCCTCAAGCTCTCAGTTATATGATTCGGACATGAATCGCATAGGATTCATATAAATAGTAAAGTCTTATGATCAGTTAAATGTAATACCTATGGTATTCAGCATCTTCTGGAACATTGCTAACCATTACTCTTCTTTTCTGCTAAGCTTATTCTCCTAGAAGCCATATGTAGTGGATGGTTAGATATAGACTAATTAAAAGTATAAAAGTTGATTGCTGTGTCAACAAGCAAAGAAAATACCTTAGGAGAAGTTGAGGGTACATGTGGGTCGATCAATCCCAATATAATGGATGTGGTTCTGGAAAATCGTCCTTGATCCACCACCAGACCCAACCAACATCAGCACAGAGAAGGCCATATATGTGGCCATTGACATTGATGCTATGCAattatcaaaaggaaaaaagattgaTGCTCTACAACATAGCCAAGCAGGGTACAAGAATGGAGAAATAAATAATCCACGAGCATCATCCACCACATACATAGAATTTTGACATCCTCAAACTCTTAAGATTATTGCTTGCAACATAGATGGTTTCCTCATCTACCATTTCCTCTGCTTCAACCGTATTTAAAGAGAGTAACACAATCTTTTCAACATTGAATTCCTTGTTTGAGTCTTCTTGTCAAACCACAAACAGTGGGCCTATATTTCTCTTCAAGAATTAAACAAAGATGAGgtgcaggaaaaaaaatcaaaatcaaaacaccAATTTCATAAAGGCCAAGAAGAATTGCTTAAGAATTAACTACCATACTGTGCTTTTCATTTGCCGAAGGAAGAACCCTTGCGGAGATTGCGGTCATGGGTCTTACATATTGCCTCGATGTCATGGAATGCTCATGTCATGTACCATCGTAGTTCATTCTTCACCTTTCTCTTCCTCCCACAGGAAACCTTGAATTTTCtgcaaaaacaacaaaaaagacATGATATGCTCCTCTAGTGTGATAAGGTGtaagggttaaaaaaaatgaaagagccAATGAACTCTCTAATGTAACATACAGACTGTGAAAtcagaaaatctggaaagaggAACCAGGCAGCTCAAGAattcaaaataagagaaagaactGATATTTTACAGAAGGCTGACCTGATCAACCTGAACTCCCTAACTAGGTGGTGACCAAGGAGGTCAGGTTCGTTTTCCATCCTAAATTTGGCATAGAACATTTGATTTTCTCTGGTATCTTGAACCTCAAATACCTAACTCACCCCAAGAaatcaattataaataaattccaaaacaaataaatacataaaatgaagaaagaacccaatatatatatatatatatatatttatatcaatAAATCAATGGACTTGGAAAGAGATGTACGGACATAACTGGAAGGAAAATTACCCAGATCATTGGACTGCATGCTCTTCCATTCCTGAGGAGTTCACCATGGCACAGAGGAAACAGAGAAATTTTGACAATGGTCAAAAGGGATTGTCCTCAAAGCTAATTTCTTCATGTTCAACTGAGTTCTGAAAATCTAAAGTATTTGAGATTTAGCGCCACGATAGGCAGAACAATAAAACCATCAAAGAGGATGGAGGAAAGCCTTTGAATCATAAATTCTTAGAATCAAAACAGCCAAAACCTTAAAATGCTGAGCAATCTgatttatcaataaaaaaagaaagaatcagCCTTTTCAAAAGCTAAGAGCGAACAAACAAATATCTGAATAGTTAATCaaaattctattcatttcttCCCATCATATTCCTAAAAGGCTACAAGTAGTTGATAGCCATTAGTGTGAACAAGCCAGGAAAATACCTTTGGAGAAGTTGAAGGTAAATGTGGGTGATGAGCTCCAATATAATTCATATGGAAAATGAACTCTTTCTTCTGCCAAATCATCCTTTGGTGATTATTGCAACTTAGATGGTGTGCTCCTCAGCCTTGTCTACCATCTCCACTGCTTTCACAAAGTCTATGTAATGCAATAACAGTCCTGATTGAAGGAATCTATCACACATTTACATCAAATCAGATTCTTCAGAAACAGGAAACATGCCACTCGTGAATtcaaaataaatgagaaaactGATACAATACGCTGACCTGATCAACCCGAACTCCCTAACTAGGTGGTGACGAAGAAGGTCGGGTTTGTTTCTGTCCAACTTTAGGCATTCAACATTCGAGTTCTCTGGTATCTATCTATCTTCAACCTCAAATACctaacaaacca
The sequence above is drawn from the Macadamia integrifolia cultivar HAES 741 unplaced genomic scaffold, SCU_Mint_v3 scaffold3434, whole genome shotgun sequence genome and encodes:
- the LOC122068134 gene encoding putative disease resistance protein RGA3 isoform X1, encoding MAQGFLSNHLAARYDDLIALGEEYFNHLVMRSFFQKEVIYKMGTRVYYQMHDLVHEFGKSLVENECFTLTIKDTNAQDFDLNRARHLSLSLEEKNTIPSFLHKAKNLRSLKIYKGQIPKISSELFSHLMCLRALDLEGTYLEELPNEIEKLIHLRYLSLSKTRVKELPKTVTRLYNLQNLVLCGCKNLYKLPEGIGRLVNLIELDLHECRQLSYIPEGIGRLSGLRGLSDFIIDGVERGGCMIGELKELNLLKGSLRIIGLGRVENGNEAQLACLKNKQHLRALYFYFNQYTGLSRVDEEAIEGPEGEGEGKEEAIVSRVDQSVVNEEEEGKTEGEEEVVDGGDMLSRRRMEDVLESLQPHQNLEKLIIRDYPGAVFPNWMCSHENFTISSNLVFLELHGCMKCKQLPPTLGKLPSLETLVIGGMDNVKFMGVEFFGIDFATRSDGGFDTIFPKLKVFQLASMHNLKDWDIRLVQNFQEGKEFIFMPCLQYLFLLNLPKLRSFPQHLTQATSLRRLFIWNCPKLSWMPSSQPSHLPFLHVEELILKMDAGSFSKSLVPNNHMFLPNLELLRIRLSPFSSLPEGLGQLTSLQILDIRTCYKIKSIPEGELQHLTALQQLNIMRCPALRRRCQKEMGEDWSKISHIPNIFIDGKKIK
- the LOC122068135 gene encoding putative disease resistance protein RGA3; protein product: MVDALVSNVIKQLATIIQKEFELLVDVKKDVEKLFLTFTRIQVVLKDAEKRQIIEDPVRLWLQNLKDVSYDIDDVLDEWSTEILKSSLVEGVDDDVDDDDDGRISPTSREVCPDNLFSSCLECPANLFSSCFSFKQIGFRHDIGQRMKEINERLDFIASLQNTFGFIKTAKNDIIDEPKCLETSSVVDVSEVFGRDMDKDIIISKLISEGSSTQQDQMVSDHVPPMIISIVGMPGLGKTTLAQLTFNDERVKNHFDKRIWVHVSKPFDKKKVAMRIIEEIGGEGNNVVSQGGGGSGHHIAWEVVHRQLTTSIQGNQFLLILDDVWTEDRSLWDPLWLSLRCSSQGSRIIVTTRNERVTIMMGTTYVHSLGLLSDENCWSLLRRYAFDGRQDKECEKLKEIGMELAKKCNGLPLSAKTLGSLLRFKQSKQD
- the LOC122068134 gene encoding putative disease resistance protein RGA3 isoform X2 — encoded protein: MGTRVYYQMHDLVHEFGKSLVENECFTLTIKDTNAQDFDLNRARHLSLSLEEKNTIPSFLHKAKNLRSLKIYKGQIPKISSELFSHLMCLRALDLEGTYLEELPNEIEKLIHLRYLSLSKTRVKELPKTVTRLYNLQNLVLCGCKNLYKLPEGIGRLVNLIELDLHECRQLSYIPEGIGRLSGLRGLSDFIIDGVERGGCMIGELKELNLLKGSLRIIGLGRVENGNEAQLACLKNKQHLRALYFYFNQYTGLSRVDEEAIEGPEGEGEGKEEAIVSRVDQSVVNEEEEGKTEGEEEVVDGGDMLSRRRMEDVLESLQPHQNLEKLIIRDYPGAVFPNWMCSHENFTISSNLVFLELHGCMKCKQLPPTLGKLPSLETLVIGGMDNVKFMGVEFFGIDFATRSDGGFDTIFPKLKVFQLASMHNLKDWDIRLVQNFQEGKEFIFMPCLQYLFLLNLPKLRSFPQHLTQATSLRRLFIWNCPKLSWMPSSQPSHLPFLHVEELILKMDAGSFSKSLVPNNHMFLPNLELLRIRLSPFSSLPEGLGQLTSLQILDIRTCYKIKSIPEGELQHLTALQQLNIMRCPALRRRCQKEMGEDWSKISHIPNIFIDGKKIK